CGTGAATGCGCCCTTCTCGTAACCAAACAGCGTCGCCTCCAGCATGTTTTCAGGGATGGCGGCGCAATTGATGGCGATGAAGGGTCCGGCGTTACGTGGCGAGTGGCGGTGTATGTAGCGGGCCAGCACCTCTTTGCCAGTGCCGGACTCCCCAGTCAGCAGCACGCTCACTTCGTTGTTGGCCACCCGCGCCGCGAGCGTCAGCAAATCGCGCGAACGCGGATCCTCCGCTACCGGTTGTTCCGAATCGGGCACCTGCCCGTCAACCAGCCGCGCCACCAAACCGACCAATGCGGCCGGCTCGAACGGCTTGGCCAGATACTCAACCGCCCCGTCACGCACCGCCTGTACGGCGCTGCGGATAGTGCCGAAGGCGGTCATCAGCACCACCGGCACTTCCGGCCGCCGTCGGCGCAGGGCATGCAATAACGCAGTACCGTCCATCGGCTGCATTTGCACGTCACTCACCACCAACGCCGGGCGTTCGCGTTCCAGCAGCACCAGCGCGGCCGTGCCATCGGCTGCCGGCAAGCTACGATAGCCAGCCAGGTCCAGGGTGTCGCACAGCGCCTCGCGCAATGCCACGTCGTCTTCCACCACCATCACTGCTGCGTGACTCATCGCTTAGGCCTCCAGTGCCACCAGGGCCGGCAACTGGCACGGCAGCGCCAGTTCGAAACGGCAGCCAAGCGATGACTCGGCCAGCAGCAGCGTGCCACCGTGGCGTTCGACCACTGCGCGCGCCACGGCCAGGCCGAGTCCGGTACCACCGGGACGCCCGGACACGAACGGCTCGAAAACCCGCCCGGTCAGCTCAGCCGCAAGGCCAGGGCCGTCGTCGCAAATAGCCAGGCGCAGCTGGCCTGGCGCACCGCGCAGGCACTGCACCGAGACTTCGGTCGCGCCAGCCTCAAAGGCATTCAAGCAAAGGTTGGTCAGTGCGCCGCTCAGGCTCTCCAGGCTGCCGCGCAGCCCGAGCGGCACGTTCGCCGCCGGCAGGGATAGTCTGGCTGTCGCCGGCCGCTGTGGCTCAACCGCCGCGGCCAGCGCATCTATCAGGTCGGCAAAGGAAAAACGTTGATCGCCAGCATCAGCGCCATGCGCGAATGCCAGCATGTCCGCCACCAAACGCTCCAGCTGCCGTAACCGCTCGACCAATCGACCCGCGAAACGCGTCCGGTCGGCCGGCGCCAGGTCGGCGTCGCGCAAATGACAGGCATAAACAAGGGCCGTACTCAGCGGCGTGCGCACCTGATGCGCGAGACCCGCGCTCATTTCGCCCAGAGCCGCCAGCGGCCGCTGCTCGGCGAGTTCCTGCTGCAGCGCCGTCAGACGGCGTTCGAGCTGCCGGTAGGAAGCGCCCAGCGCTCCCGACAGGTGCTCGAAAGCTGCGCCGTCAGAGGTCGTATCGGAGCAAGGCATTGCCGGCATGGTCGGTGCGTCCAGTCACTGCGCCCCAATGCGTCGGGGCAGGTCTCGACCAACCGTAATGCAATCGCCGTACCAGATTTATTCTTATTTAATATTCAGTAAGTTATAGATTCTAATCGACAGTCGCGTCAAACATCCGACGCGAAGCCAGCCCGCTGCAAACCGTACTTGCGCATCTTCTCGACCAGGGTGGTACGGCGCATGCTGAGAAGTTCGGCGGCATGAGCCACCACATCGCCGCTTTCGTTCAGGGCTTGCTGGATATAGCTGCGCTCGAGTTCTTCGAGAAAGTCCTTGAGGTTGATGCCGGCCGACGGCAAACGCGTTGCACTCGGTTCCGCCACCTGGATCGGGGGGGGCAGGTCGGTCACGTCGTGGGTTCCATCGACGACTGCGCCCTGGCGCAGGCGCGCCGGCAGATCCGCAGCCGCGACCGGGCGGTCGCCGTGCATGATGGCCATGCGCTCGATGACATTCGCCAGTTCGCGTACGTTACCCGGCCAGGGATAGTCGGCCAGCACCGCCAGCGCGTCGCGCCCAACACGAACCTGAATGCCTTTCTCGCGTCCGATGCGGGCCGACAGTTCGTCCACCAGGGCCGGAATGTCCTCGCGCCGCTCGCGCAGGGGCGGCAGTTCGATCGGGAATACGTTCAAGCGGTAATAAAGATCCTCGCGGAACGCGCCTTCGCGGATGCCAGTCTCCAGGTCGCGGTGGGTCGCGGCGATGATGCGCACATCGGCAGTGATGCTGCGATTGCTGCCGACCCGCTCGAACACCCGCTCCTGCAACACGCGCAGCAGCTTGACCTGCATGGGCAGGCTCATGTCGCCGATCTCGTCCAGAAACAGCGTGCCGCCCTCGGCCGCCTCGAAGCGACCCTGGCGGGCGCTGATGGCACCGGTAAAAGCGCCCTTCTCATGACCGAACAACTCGCTTTCCAGGAGCTCTGCCGGGATGGCGCCGCAGTTGACCGGCACGAACGGGTTGTTGGCGCGAGTCGATTGAAAATGAATATTGCGCGCCACCACCTCCTTGCCGGTGCCGGACTCGCCCAGGATCAGGACGTTGGAATCGGTGCGGGCGACTCGCTCGATGAGGTACTGCACCCGCTCGATGGCGTGACCACGCCCGACCAGGCGATAAACCAGGCCGGCGTTGTGTCCGGCCGCGGCGCGGCCACGCACGAAACGCGCCCGGTCAAGTGCGGTGGACAACTCGTCGAACTGCAACGGCAACGGCAGCGTCGCCACCAGCGCCCGGCCCAGTGGCGTCTGCCAATCAGCATTGACAGTCTGGCCAGGCGGCACCGCCAGCACCGCCACCAGGCGCGGCCAGCGGGCGCGACAGCTTTGCAGAAGCGCCAGCGCCTGCTGCTGATCGCCGGCCTGAAACAACACCAGGGCCAACGGACCGGGATCGGCCGGAATGCCGTCCAGGTCCGCGCTTTCCACCGGTTCGTAGCCGAGAAATCGCAGTACATCAGCGGGCGCTGGCACGAGGCCAGCGGGCGACGGCGCCAGCACCAAAGAGTCGCGAACCATGCCGGGCGTTCCTCGTTAGCCCGGGCGGACGCCGAAAAACCGACAGCACCACCAGAGCGAAAGCGTCAAAACGCCGACAATGGTGCAAACACCGACAGGCAGTGTCAAGAATCCGGCAACCGCAGCCGGTCTGTCTCAGATGCGGACGGCAGTACCGCCCGCGCAACTGCGTTTCAGGCCGGGTCGCTGGGTCGCTTCGCCAGGGCCACCGCGCGGCGATGACGACGGAACACAAACCGTTCCAGGCCGTCAACGACGGCCCGATCGAGTCCATAAAATTCGGCCAGTACATGGCCGTCGGGTAGCAATGTCAGCAGCGCCGGCAACTCCAGTGGCGTTGGAAGCGGCGATTGCAAGTACAGACTAATCAAGCCTGGCCCGGCGGCCGGTGGCGTCGCCGGCTCCCAGACGATCCCGCGAGCGCCGAGGCGCAGCACTTGTGGCGATGGCAGCGCCAATTCCCGCCGTACCAGGTGACCGCACAGATCGAGCAACAAATCGAGTTTCTGGTCAAGTCGATGCAGATGCGAGATCAGTTCTGGCGGTTCATCAAGTGGCGGGGGCTGCTCTTCGAGACCGCCGACCAGACTCAGCAAGGCGCCGGCTACCCGGTTGCATTCGGCCAAGGCCAGCGCGTCCGGCAACTCAGGCAAGGCCCGCCATACCAGCACCAGCCGATCGCTATGAACTAGCCCCCCGGCCAGGGGATCAGCAGCGTTTGTGTCCATCGCCCACCTCCAGGCTAGCGCGCCATCCCCCAGGGACATCGCGCGGCGAGCGTGCGACCGCTCAACGCCACCCATAGTACGGCCGCTGCGCGGTCAATGCGCTCAAGCGCTCTTACGCAACCGCCGCATTCGCCGCGTAGGCATCGTGCATGCGCGCACCACCGTGCAAATCGCGCAAGGCCGCGCCGACCTCACCGCGCGCCGCCACAGCGCGCGCGGCAAGCGCCTGGTCGGAACTGAGCATGTCGCGAATCGCCTGTACCGTGCCCGGCCGCACTCGCCAGGCCTCGTCGGCCAAGGCAATTTCAAGACAATCGTGACGCTGGCTCGCGAGCAGCGCCACTGCCTCCCAGGCCCCCTGGTCAGCCGCCACCGCCATGGCGGCGGTCATCGCGACTGCCTCACTCAGCGTGTCGCTGGTCACCACCGCATCCATTAACCGTTGACCGCCTGGTCCAGGGCGGCTTTGGCCGGGTCAATGGCGTGCCACGCTTCGGCCAGAGTCGCCAGCAGGCGCCCTGCCTCGTCCAGGTAGTCCACCCGGTTATCGGCGTTGGCCGCTATCAGGCGACGCAGAATGTAGTCGTACAGAGCGGCCAGCCGGTCGACCAGTTCTGGTGCCGCCTCGCGCCGAAGACTGCCGCCGAGGGTTCCTACGATGGCGATCGTTGCCGAAATGGCTTCGCCCTTGGCCGCCAGTTCGCCGCGCTGCATATGGCCCTTGGCGCGTCCAATGCGCGCGAGTGCGCCGTCGAACAGCATGGCTGTCAGGCGGTGCGGCGTAGCCTCGGTCACGCCAGACTGCACTTGTACGCTCGCATACTGTTTCAGGGCGGCGCTGGAATGAGGGGTCACTGGATGTCTCCGGTCAATTCGCTACTGGGTGACTTATGTATCGACCGATGTGGCGGCAAGTTAACAGCCGGTCGAAGAAACTTTGGCACCACCCGGCGCCCACAGCGCCGTCGGCGGGCCGACCGACCTAGCGCTTGTCGCCGCTGAATGCACCCGGTAGGTTCGCCAATTGTTGCGACAGGAAGGAGCCGGTTGCCTGGATTTTGCTGAGCAGGCCATCGAGCGCATTGAACTGTGCCAGGTAGCGCTTTTCCAACGCCTCCAGGCGAAGGCTCAACGCACCCCGCTGATCGGTAATATCGACCAGTTGCCTACCGATGCTGTCGGTACGCGCCTTCAACACGCCGGTGCTGCCCAGATAGCCCTCGAGCACATTGGACAGGCGCTTGATCAGGCCAGTGTCACCCCCCAGCACGCCCTCCACCGCGGTGCGGTCTTGCGCCAGCTGCGTTTTCAACGTGGCCGCGTCAAGTTTCAACTTCCCGCTGGCGTCGATGCCGATGCCGATATCCCTGGCCAATGCAGGCGCACCGGTCTCGATTTCCGCCCGGCCAGTGAGTGCGAGGCGTAGTTGGCCGGATACGTTGCGCAGTACCGAGTCACCCAGCAGCGGCCCGCCGCTTTTGACCGCGCTGTTGTAACCGCCCTGTTGCTTCAACACATCCACTAGGGCGTTATAGGCATCTACCACCGCTTGCAGCTTGGGCTGTACACCGCTCACGTCGCTGGTCACGGTAAGGGTTACCGGTGCCGTGGTGGTTGCCTTCAGGTTCAAGGTCACGCCGGCCAGAACACCGCTGACGGTATTACTGGCACTGGTATAGGTGAAGCCGTCCACTTTCACAACCGAATCGGCGGCGGCCTGTTTTTCCGTGAGTCCATTGGCAAGGCCCCCGGTTTCATACTGCAAGGCAGCCAATCCACCGTCGCCGCCGGCTTGCGTCACCGTAATGGTGTTGCTGGCACCGGTAGTGCTCGAGGTCAGCACCAGATAGGTGCCCGCGGGCTCCACCCCGCCGGTGCTGGTCACCAGGGTCGCGGTGATGCCCAGCGGTGTTCCGTCCTCGGTGCGCGCCGCGTTGATGGCATCGCGGATGCCCGCCAGTGACTTGTTACTGTCATCGATGGTCAGGGTGGCTGTCTTGCCGGCAAGTGCCAGGGTCAGACTACCGGTGCCCACTACGGTGGTCGATGCGGCGAAGGCGCCCGAAGCGAGTTTCTGCGCCGCCGCGAGGGTGGTAATTTCCACCGAATATGCACCGGCGACCGCTGTGCCGTCGGCGCTGGCCGTGAACAGCTTGTCGTCGCCTGAACTTGCCTTGTTGGTGCTCAGCAGATCGCTGGCGCCAAGCGTCGTCACCGCCGACTGCAGTTTGTCCAGCGCGCCCTTTATCAGACCGAAGCCTGACAAACGCGCCTGCAGCCCCGCCTCCTTGACTGCCAGGCGACCCTCGGTAGGCGCTCGCTCGGCATTGATCAGGCTATTGACCAGGCCGGCGACGTCGATGCCGGAACCGATTCCACCGGAAGTAAGCGTAGGCATAAGCGTTCCCCCTTACTGGCCAGGGCGCTGCATGCGCAGCCGCGGCAAGGCAGG
The DNA window shown above is from Immundisolibacter sp. and carries:
- a CDS encoding PAS domain-containing sensor histidine kinase, with the translated sequence MPAMPCSDTTSDGAAFEHLSGALGASYRQLERRLTALQQELAEQRPLAALGEMSAGLAHQVRTPLSTALVYACHLRDADLAPADRTRFAGRLVERLRQLERLVADMLAFAHGADAGDQRFSFADLIDALAAAVEPQRPATARLSLPAANVPLGLRGSLESLSGALTNLCLNAFEAGATEVSVQCLRGAPGQLRLAICDDGPGLAAELTGRVFEPFVSGRPGGTGLGLAVARAVVERHGGTLLLAESSLGCRFELALPCQLPALVALEA
- a CDS encoding sigma-54 interaction domain-containing protein produces the protein MVRDSLVLAPSPAGLVPAPADVLRFLGYEPVESADLDGIPADPGPLALVLFQAGDQQQALALLQSCRARWPRLVAVLAVPPGQTVNADWQTPLGRALVATLPLPLQFDELSTALDRARFVRGRAAAGHNAGLVYRLVGRGHAIERVQYLIERVARTDSNVLILGESGTGKEVVARNIHFQSTRANNPFVPVNCGAIPAELLESELFGHEKGAFTGAISARQGRFEAAEGGTLFLDEIGDMSLPMQVKLLRVLQERVFERVGSNRSITADVRIIAATHRDLETGIREGAFREDLYYRLNVFPIELPPLRERREDIPALVDELSARIGREKGIQVRVGRDALAVLADYPWPGNVRELANVIERMAIMHGDRPVAAADLPARLRQGAVVDGTHDVTDLPPPIQVAEPSATRLPSAGINLKDFLEELERSYIQQALNESGDVVAHAAELLSMRRTTLVEKMRKYGLQRAGFASDV
- a CDS encoding PilZ domain-containing protein: MDTNAADPLAGGLVHSDRLVLVWRALPELPDALALAECNRVAGALLSLVGGLEEQPPPLDEPPELISHLHRLDQKLDLLLDLCGHLVRRELALPSPQVLRLGARGIVWEPATPPAAGPGLISLYLQSPLPTPLELPALLTLLPDGHVLAEFYGLDRAVVDGLERFVFRRHRRAVALAKRPSDPA
- the fliT gene encoding flagellar protein FliT gives rise to the protein MTSDTLSEAVAMTAAMAVAADQGAWEAVALLASQRHDCLEIALADEAWRVRPGTVQAIRDMLSSDQALAARAVAARGEVGAALRDLHGGARMHDAYAANAAVA
- the fliS gene encoding flagellar export chaperone FliS; translation: MTPHSSAALKQYASVQVQSGVTEATPHRLTAMLFDGALARIGRAKGHMQRGELAAKGEAISATIAIVGTLGGSLRREAAPELVDRLAALYDYILRRLIAANADNRVDYLDEAGRLLATLAEAWHAIDPAKAALDQAVNG
- the fliD gene encoding flagellar filament capping protein FliD encodes the protein MPTLTSGGIGSGIDVAGLVNSLINAERAPTEGRLAVKEAGLQARLSGFGLIKGALDKLQSAVTTLGASDLLSTNKASSGDDKLFTASADGTAVAGAYSVEITTLAAAQKLASGAFAASTTVVGTGSLTLALAGKTATLTIDDSNKSLAGIRDAINAARTEDGTPLGITATLVTSTGGVEPAGTYLVLTSSTTGASNTITVTQAGGDGGLAALQYETGGLANGLTEKQAAADSVVKVDGFTYTSASNTVSGVLAGVTLNLKATTTAPVTLTVTSDVSGVQPKLQAVVDAYNALVDVLKQQGGYNSAVKSGGPLLGDSVLRNVSGQLRLALTGRAEIETGAPALARDIGIGIDASGKLKLDAATLKTQLAQDRTAVEGVLGGDTGLIKRLSNVLEGYLGSTGVLKARTDSIGRQLVDITDQRGALSLRLEALEKRYLAQFNALDGLLSKIQATGSFLSQQLANLPGAFSGDKR